The nucleotide sequence ATTCAACAGTCATTTCGATGTTGTCTCCAGGCATTACCATTTCTACTCCTTCAGGTAAATGTACTGCACCAGTGATGTCAGTTGTTCTGAAGTAGAATTGTGGTCTGTATCCTGTGAAGAATGGAGTATGTCTTCCACCTTCTTCTTTAGTTAATACATATACTTCTCCTGTGAAGTTTGTATGTGGATTGATTGTTCCAGGGTGACATAAAACTTGTCCTCTTTCTACGTCTTCTTTCTTGATTCCTCTTAATAATGCTCCGATGTTATCTCCAGCTTGACCTTGGTCTAATAACTTTCTGAACATTTCTACACCTGTACAAGTAGATTTGATTGTATCTTTGATTCCTACGATTTCAATCTCTTCTCCTACTTTTACTACTCCTCTTTCTACTCTTCCAGTTACTACTGTTCCTCTACCTGTGATAGTGAAAACGTCCTCTACTGGCATTAAGAATGGTTGGTCAATTGCTCTTTCTGGAGTTGGTATGTATGAATCTACCGCTGCCATTAATTCAATTATTTTGTCTACCCATTGTTGCTCTCCATTTAATGCTCCTAATGCAGAACCTATTACTACTGGAGAGTCATCTCCGTCGAATCCGTATTCAGTTAGTAATTCTCTTACTTCCATCTCTACTAATTCTAATAATTCTTCGTCGTCTACCATGTCAGCTTTGTTTAAGTATACGATGATGTAAGGTACTCCTACTTGCTTAGAAAGTAAGATATGCTCTCTTGTTTGAGGCATTGGACCGTCTGCTGCTGAAACTACTAAGATAGCTCCATCCATTTGTGCTGCTCCTGTGATCATGTTCTTAACATAGTCAGCATGGCCAGGACAATCTACATGTGCGTAATGTCTGTTTGCAGTTTCATATTCGATATGAGCTGTGTTTATTGTGATTCCTCTTTCTCTTTCTTCTGGTGCTTGGTCGATGTTTGCGAAGTCTACTGCTTTAGCTAATCCTAAATCAGATAATACTTTTGAGATCGCTGCTGTCGTTGTTGTCTTTCCATGGTCTACATGACCTATTGTTCCGATATTTACATGTGGTTTACTTCTGTCAAATTGCTCTTTTGCCATTGTTAAAGCCTCCTAAAAATTTTAATTTATTTTTGAATTTATATTATGACCCCATGGCCTAATTCACTGTTTTAAAAAAAAAATCCACACCCTTCCCTTAAATATTTAGTTTAAGAAATTTGTGCAGTTTTAAAAAATGGTGGTTGGAGAAGGATTTGAACCTTCGAAGGCTGAGCCGGCAGATTTACAGTCTGCTCCCTTTGACCACTCGGGAATCCAACCACGAGTATTTTATATCTCTCACAGAGATACGATTAATTATATAAAAAAATACAAATTTTGTCAATTATTTTTTTTTAAGATTTTATATAGATTTGATCATTTTCAATAACTATTTTTACCTTACCTTCTTTTTGTAGAATATTTAAATATTTAAACAACTCTACTTCGTTTCTTTGGAGTAATTCAACCATCTCATCGATACTATATTTTCTTTTAGTAAGCATATTTAAGATTAGTTTTTCCAATTTTTCACTGTATTTGGGAAGTTCTTCCCTAGATGTATATTTTTTTATAATTTCCACAGATTTCAAACCCGAACTTATAAAATAATCCTTAATTTCAGACAACCTTTTTATAGTAGCTGGCTTTACCTCTCGTACAGCTCCAGGTCTAGCCAAAGTATTCAATTGAATTGTAGTTATTTTTTTATCTTTGAGATATTCTACAAATTTTTCTAGCTCCTTCACGCCATCGTTTATTCCCTCTACTATAAAGATCTCTAGATACACCTCTTTTTTAGTTACAGATAAAAATTCAGTCATCCCATCTAAGATATTTATAGCAGATAAACCTTCGATAGGCCTGTTCATCCTTTTAAATACATCTTCTGATATTGCATCTAAAGATGGAATGATTAGATCTGCTTCTTCTAAAGATTCCCTTACATCTAAATTATTTAGAAGACTGGAATTAGTTATAACTGCTATTTTACCACTATATATCTTTCTTACTTTTTTGATTATTGTACCTAAATCTTTATTTAATGTTGGTTCTCCACTTCCTGAAAAAGTTATATAATCGGGAGTCAAATTCTGTAATACATCTTCAAGTTCCCCTATCAATCTATCTATATCTATATAGCTATCTCTCATATTATAAAATTTAGTTGTAGATCCACATTCACAATAGATACAATCCAAATTACATGTTTTAGCCATAACCAAGTCCACACCTAGAGAAACTCCTAATCTTCTAGAAGGTACCGGTCCAAATATATATTTATACACTCTTAATCCCCCTTTTTTACAGTTTCATCTTTCCTAATACCAATGAATATATAGTTGATGCTAATTTCAATGGATTGTGTCTTACTGTTTCATTTTCACTTATTTCTATGAGTGGTTCCTGAATTATTTTAAGAGAATATTTTTTTAGATTTTCCAAATCTATCTTTATCTCCTTAACATCCTGTTCCTTATATTTTGCCAAAATATTATTTGGAATTTTTTTACTATTTACTATGACAGAATTAAAAAATTCTTCTCCCACATGGGAATATATAGCTTTTATATGGTCTCCCACACTATAACCTGCAGTTTCTCCAGGCTGTTCCATAGCATTGGATACATATATTTTATGAGCATCTGATTTTAATACAGCATCTCTTATTTCCTCAATGATTAAATTCGGCATAATACTTGTATAGAGACTTCCAATCCCAACTATCACCATATCGGCCTGTTCGATAGCTGATACAGTTTCCCTGACTGCCTTAGGTTTTTTATCAAAATACACTTTTTTTATTTTTTTATTGACAGCAGGTATCTTAGATTCTCCCATTACTATCTGACCATCTTCCATCTCTGCAATTAGAGTACAGCTGCTAGAAGTAGCCGGTAATACCGTTCCCTTTATATTCAACACTTCATTTAGTGCCTTTATTCCATCGACTATGTTACCTTCCATATTTATCATGGCCGTCAGCATAAGATTACCTATTGGATGGCCGGCCAGATCACTGGTTCCGCCAAATCTATAATTTAGGAGTTCCTCTCCCTTACTTTCAAATTCACTCAGTGCTATCATAACATTTCTTATGTCACCTGGTGCCGGAATATTAAATTCTGTTCTGAGTCTTCCAGAAGATCCACCGTCATCTGCCACTGTAACTATAGCAGTGATATCTAATGGAAAATATTTTAACCCTCTCAATAAGTTAGAGAGACCAGTTCCACCACCTAGTACCACTACCTTTGGTTTATTTTTCATAAGTCACCTCTTTTTTATTTTACCCATTACAAGTATAGCACAAGATTATTCTACTCTTATAAAAAATTATATATAAAAACAAGAGATAACTAAATTTAAATTTAATTACCTCTTGTTTTATATTTTCATTCTACTTTAATTTTTTAATTACTTTAACTCTTCTAATAAACTTCTATTAGATTTAATCATTGTTTTCACCATTAATTTATTGATAATTTGATACCATTTGTAAGTCATACCTTCCATACCTTTAACAGAATCCACTACCATTTTCTTTAAAAATTCTAATTCATCAAAACTCATCTTGATCTCAGTTATAGCTTTTTTATTACATTCAGCTTTTAAGTATGTTAAAAAGTCTAAAACACCTTTCATTTGAGGATTATTTTCAGAACCCATTTGTTTTTGAATCTCTTCTACAAATTTACCTAAAAACTTTTTATTATGTTTAGAGATCTTTACAGTATATTTTCTTTTTCCTTTTCCTATTCTCTGCATAGCATTTTGGATACCCATCATACCTGACATATTTCTCATTTGCATTCCATTCATATTTTGCCCCTTCATATTCCCTCCATTATTTCATCTTCCCGATTATTTTTTCTATTTCTATTTGTGTGATGTGACCCTCTCGTAATATCTTAGGAGTACCTCTCATATCGATTATAGTTGACTCTACCCCTTTAGGTGTTTCATTATCATCTACCACTATCTCTACTCTAGATTTTATCTCTTCACTTAGTTCTTCATATGATCTAGGGCTAGGTTCCCCTGATATATTAGCACTTGTAGTAGCTAGTATTCCCCCACAGCTTTCTATAATTTTTATAGATATTTTATGATTTGGGATTCTTACTCCTACACTAGTACCATTAGATACCATGTTAGAGGGGATTATCCTTTTCTTATCTAAAATTATTGTCAAGCCACCGGGCCAAAAATTTTCTATTAATTTTTCTATTTCTTTTCTATTGAGCTCATTTATTACAGCGACTTTTTCCACATATTTTTTATCGCTTAAAAGAGCTATTAAGGGAGATTTTTGATCTCTTTCCTTCACTTCATAAATCCTATCCAATGATTCTTTCATCTCAATACTTGCCCCCAATCCATACACTGTATCGGTTGGGTAAATTATCAGGTCTCCATCAGCTACCATATTTGAAATTTCTTCATAATTTAAATTACTGCTTTCAAATAATTTTTTCATAACTACCTCTTTTTTTATGACATTTATTTAACATTTTATCATATTTTCTCAATTTTCTCAAGATGAGTAAAAAAAAAGGAAGTCCGGAGACTTCCTTTTTAAATTATTGTTTTATTTCAAATAATTCACTTATTGACTTATGTTCAATTACTCTTTTTATTCCTTCTGCAAATAATTTATCGATAGATAAAATCTTTACCTTAGATATTTTCTTTTCTTCAGGTAGTTCAATAGAATCAGTTATGATTATCTTCTTTAGCGGAGAAGCTTCTAATCTTTCTATTGCTGGCCCAGAAAATACTGCATGTGTACAACAAGCGTAAGATGCTACTGCTCCCATATCCATGATAGCCTGTGCTCCATTAGTGATAGTTCCTGCTGTATCGATCATATCATCTATGAAGATAGCTGTTTTCCCTTCAACCTCTCCTATTATATTCATGATTTCTGACATATTAGGTTTTGGTCTTCTTTTGTCGATTATAGCTATTTTACAGTTTAACCATTTAGCTAATTCTCTAGCTCTTTTTACCCCACCGATGTCTGGAGATACTACTACTACGTCATCTCCTTTTAATCCATGTTCAATAAAGTTTCTCGCTAAAAGAGGTAATGCCTTAAAGTGGTCTACCGGTATATCGAAGAATCCTTGGATTTGGTTTGCATGTAAATCCATAGTCATTACTCTTGTTGCACCTGCTGTTGTAAGTAAATTTGCAACTAATTTAGATGTGATTGGTTCCCTTGGGCTGGCTTTTCTGTCTTGTCTTGCATATCCATAGTATGGCATAACTACAGTTATTTTAGCCGCTGAAGCTCTCTTTAATGCATCGATAAATATCAATAATTCCATTAAAGATTCATTTACAGGTATTGTTGTTGGTTGAATTACGAATACATGACAACCTCTAACTGGTTCGTTGATCTTAGTAAGAACTTCTCCATCTGCAAATCTAAGTACTTCTGATTTTCCTAAAGGTACTCCTAAATGTTCTACAATTTTATTTGCTAAACTAACATTTGATGTTCCAGTAAAAATCTTTACATCTTTGACATTTTTAATCATGGTTATTTAGTCCACTCCTTCTTAATAAACTGCTTTCCTCTAGCCACTGCTAATGCTCTAGCAGGTACATCCTTAGTAATTACCGATCCTGCTCCTATCACTGCTGAATCCCCTATATTTATAGGTGCTACTAATTCTGTATCACTTCCGACAAATACATTTTTCCCTATTACTGTTTTATGTTTATTAACCCCGTCATAGTTACAAGTTATGGTTCCTGCTCCTATATTGGTCTTTTCACCTATTTCAGCATCTCCTAAATATGTCAAATGCCCGGCTTTAACGCCTTTTTCTAATGTACATTTTTTAGTTTCAACAAAGTTTCCTATATGTACCTCTTCTTTTAAGTGGGTTTTAGGTCTTAGATGAGCAAATGGTCCTATAGTAACTCTATCTTCTACTATTGATTCTTCTATTACTGAAGATTCTATCCTTACATTTCCGCCTATTTTAGAATCTATTATTCTAGTATTTCCTATGATCTCTGTATTTTCTCCAATAACAGTTTCTCCACAAAGAACTGCTCCTGGATAAACAACTGTATCTTTACCTATCTTTACGCTATCTTCCACATATGTAGTCTGTGGATCTATTAAAATTGCTCCTTCTTCCATGAGAGCAATGTTTTTTCTCATTCTAAGTACTTTTTCTGCTTGAGCCAGCTGAACTTTAGAGTTAACTCCTAAGATCTCCTCATTATCCTCTAAGATAAAACTTTCCACTACTTCTTTCTGCTCTACCTGAATTTTTATTACATCAGTCAAATAATATTCCCCTTGGGCATTATTATTATCCATCTTAGATAGTGACTCAAATAACTTTTTACTGTTAAATACATATACACCTGCATTTACTTCTTTTATCGCCTGAATTTCAAAATCAGCTTCTTTTTGCTCTACTATGGCTTTTACAAGACCATCTTTTTTTACTATCCTTCCGTATCCAAAAGGATCTTCATAGACAGATGTTAAAATAGTTGTAACTGCCTTGGTAGCTATATGTTTATCATAAAGTTTTTTTAGTGTTTCTGATCTCAATAGTGGTGTATCTCCACACACTACCATTACATCTCCATCATAGTCCTTTAATACATCTTTTGCCATCATTACTGCATGCCCTGTACCTAACTGTTCCTCTTGAACAACATAGGTATTTTCTTCTCCTGCATTTTTCAAAACAATGTCTTTTTTATGACCTAATATTAATATGTTTTTTTCTACTTTTAATTCATCTAATATATTAATTATTTTTTTTACCATTGGTATTCCGTTAACTTTGTGAACAACCTTTGGTAAGTTAGAATTCATCCTTGTACCTTTTCCTGCCGCTAATATAAGTGAAACTAATTTCATCCTTCATCACCCCTCAGTTCATTACCTAGAAGTATAGCATATTCGTCAGAATTTTTCAATTTTTTAAGAACTACTTTACATTTCAGTATTTTGATCAACCACACTCTATTTATACTTAAATAATGATATCTTTATTCTTCTTTAATTTCATATAAATTTAAGGTATTATAAAAAAAGTCAGCGAAATTCGCTGACTTTTTATTTTATATTTTATGCTTTGGAAAATATTTAGTATGTAATAACTTATGAGCTTTATGACTCAATGGTTTGTCTAAATAATTTTCATAGATTGACTGTACAAATTTATTTTCATGAGATTTTCTTATGATTTTCTCATCATCTATATTTTGAAGTCCTTCTGCTCTCTTAGTAACTATACTGAAATCTCCGTGATGGTAAGGTTGTCCCCCTCCACCTACGCATCCACCTTTACATGCCATTATTTCTATAGCATGATAATTAGCTTCTCCTGCTCTTATCATATCTAACATCTTTCTAGCTTCTCCTAAACCATGAGCTATTCCGATATTAAGGTCTAAGTCTCCTACTTTTACAGTAGCTGATCTGAATCCTTCAAATCCTCTTAAAGCTTTGAAATCAACGTTTTCTAAAGTTTCTCCAGTTACCCATTCATATGCAGTTCTAGTCGCGGCTTCAATTACCCCACCAGTTCTACCGAATATAACTCCAGCTCCTGTGTATTCTCCTAATGGATTATCAAACTCTGAATTTTCTAATATTCCTAGATCTATATTAGCCTGCTTTAATAACTTAGCTAATTCTCTAGTTGAGATTGAATAATCTACATCTGGATTTCCATCCACTTTAAATTCATCTCTAGAAGTTTCGTATTTTTTAGCTAGACATGGCATTACAGATACTACAATAAGATCTTCCCTTGCAATTCCCTCTTCCTTAGCCCAGATACCTTTAGCAATTGCACCAAACATTTGTTGAGGTGATTTAGCTGAAGATGGTACATCTAACATATCAGGATAGTTATGCTCGAAGAACTTTACCCATGCCGGGCAGCAAGAAGTTAACAATGGTAATTTTACATCTTTATCTCCTGCTAAAAATCTTTCTAATCTATCTTTAAATTCAGAAGCTTCTTCCATTATAGTAAGGTCAGCAGCCCAGTTAGTATCGAATACTTGATCAAATCCTAATTGTCTAAGTCCTGTTACCATTCTACCTTCTACATTTACTCCTGGTTCCTCTCCAAATTCTTCACCTAAAGCTACTCTTACAGCTGGTGCAACTTGTACTATTACTTTTTTCTTAGGATCAGCTAAGTCTTTAACTAACTTCCAAGTATGATCATTTTCATGTAGTGCCCCTACTGGACATACAGCTACACATTGACCACAGTAAGTACATACACTGTCTTCTAAGTTTTGTTCAAATGCCGGTGCAACTACTGAATCAAATCCTCTATTTACTCCTGATAATGCTCCTACAGTCTGAACATCATTACACATAGTTTCACATCTTCTACACATGATACACTTATCCATATCTCTTATGATAGAAGGTGAGTAGTCAGATCTATAAGTTGACATTTCTCCTTCAAATCTTACCTCTCTTACACCTAATTGAATAGCTAAGTCCTGTAACTCACACTCTCCATTTTTAGAACATGCTAAACAGTCCTTAGGGTGATCCGATAATAATAATTCCATTATAGTTCTTCTTTTTTGCATTACATTCATTGTATTAGTTTTTACTACCATTCCCTCGTGAACTGGTGTAGCGCAAGAAGGTGCTAAGTTTCTTCTTCCTTCAACCTCTACAACACATATTCTACATGATGCACAATCATTTTTATAACCATTTCCACCAATTTGTAAATGACATAATGTAGGAATAGAAATTCCTAATGATTCTGCAGCGGAAAGTATCGTTGCTCCCTTGGGAACTTCTATTGATTTACCATCTATGATAACGTTTATTAATTCCATTGGTTTTTTACACACTCCCTTTTTTAGAATAGGTACAAGACACTATCCTTCTTAATTTTGATTACCCTCTATCTATCGCTCCAAATTTACATTTATCATAACAAGCTCCACACTTGATACATTTTTCAGCATCGATTACATGCATCTCTTTAACCTTTCCTGCAATACAATTAACCGGGCATACTCTAGCACATGCTGTACATCCGATACACTTGTCGTTGATTGAATAAGTCAATAGATCTTCACATGATCCTGCTGGACATTTTTTATCTACTACATGGGCTACATATTCATCCCAGAAATTATTTAAAGTTGAAAGGATAGGGTTAGGAGCAGTTTGACCTAATCCACATAATGATGTATCCTTTATAGTTTCAGATAATTCTTTTAATAACTCAAGGTCTTTCATAGTTCCATTTCCTTTAGTTATTTTTTCCAACATCTCTAATAACCTCTTGTTTCCAATTCTACATGGTGTACATTTTCCACAAGATTCTTCTACTGTAAATTCTAAATAGAACTTAGATACAGCAACCATACAGTCATCTTCATCTAGTACAATCATTCCACCAGATCCCATCATCGATCCGATAGCTGTCAATGAATCAAAATCAATTTTAACATCTAAATCTTTTTCAGTAAGACATCCACCAGATGGTCCTCCTGTTTGAACAGCTTTAAATTTCTTTCCATTTCTAATTCCGCCACCAATCTCAAAGATTACCTCTCTAAGGGTAGTTCCCATAGGTACTTCTACTAAACCTACATTATTTATTTTTCCTGCTAAAGCAAATACCTTAGTTCCAGATGATTTTTCTGTTCCTATACCTTTATACCATTCTCCACCATTTAAGATGATCTCTGGAATATTAGCAAAAGTCTCTACATTGTTTACATTTGTTGGTTTTCCCCAGTATCCAGATTCAGCTGGGAATGGAGGTTTTGAAGTAGGTTCTCCTCTTTCTCCTTCCATTGAATGAATAAGAGCAGTCTCTTCACCACATACAAATGCTCCAGCTCCATATTTAATCTCGATATCAAAATCAAATCCTGAATTTAAGATATTATCCCCTAACATCCCATATTCTTTAGCTTGAGCCATTGCGTTTTTCAATCTGTTTATAGCTAATGGATATTCAGCTCTTATATAAACCAATCCTTTAGTTGCACCAGTAGAATATCCACAAATTGCCATTGCTTCGATTACAGAGTGGGCATCTCCTTCTAGGATAGATCTATCCATAAATGCTCCGGGATCTCCCTCATCAGCATTACATACTACATATTTTTGATCCGCATCATTATTTAATGCAAATTGCCATTTTAAACCTGTAGGGAATCCTCCTCCCCCTCTTCCACGGAGACCAGATAACTTCATTTCATCGATTACCTCTTGCTGAGTCATCTCTGTTAATACTTTACCTAATGCCTGGTATCCTCTATTTCCAAAATACTCATTGATATTTTCTGGATCTATTAATCCACAGTTTCTAAGAGCTATTCTTTTTTGTTTTTTATAAAATTCCATATGATCAGAATCTTCTATTCTTTTTTTAGTAACAGGGTCTCTAAATAATAAAGTTTCTATTTTTTCACCTTTAATCAGATCTTCTTCTACTATTCTACCAGCGTCCTCAGGTTTCACTTCTACATAAAATGTGTTGTCAGGAACGATCTTTACGATTGGTCCTTTTTCACAAAATCCAAAACATCCCGTTTTGATTACCTGTACTTCTTCATTCATACCTTTTTCTACCAGTAAACTTTCTATATTCTCAGCTATTGCTCCACCTTTTGATGATAAACAGCCTGTCCCTCCACAAATTAGGACATGTTTCTTATAAGCCATCAATTTTACCTCCTAAAATTAGTGATTACATCTTTTGGTACCATTATTGTCTACTAAAAACTCCTCTATTTCAGAAGTGTCTTTAAGGTATTTTTTTATCAATCTAATAGCTTCATTAGAATCCACATTTCCAAAAACTACATTTCCCTTATCAGGAATAATAATTTCTAAACTTGGAAGTTTCCCTCCATACCCTAAAAATTCCGTTTTATACAGAGCTACATTTTCTATATCTTCCGTTTCAATCATATCAACTATAGATTTTATAACTAAGTCGGCATTTTTTATAGCAGTTTCATCTTTCGATGATACTCCCACCTTTATCTTAATTACATTCTCTAAATCTTTTCATTTTTTTCTGATTTTTATTAACTCTTCACACTCTTTTGCTTTTTTTAATAATTCTTCCATTGAAGTTATCTTTTTAGACATCTTTTGATCCCCCCATTTTAATTAAACTTTGCTAAGATCCCATCGATATCACGGGCTTCATCTTTACCAAATACCTCTTCACCAACTAATACAACAGGTGCTAATCCACAAGCTCCTACGCATCTTAAAGCATCTATTGAATATAATCCATCTAGTGTTGTTTCCCCTGCTTTAATTCCTAATTTATTTTCTAATTCTTTTAAAACTTT is from Psychrilyobacter atlanticus DSM 19335 and encodes:
- the tuf gene encoding elongation factor Tu; protein product: MAKEQFDRSKPHVNIGTIGHVDHGKTTTTAAISKVLSDLGLAKAVDFANIDQAPEERERGITINTAHIEYETANRHYAHVDCPGHADYVKNMITGAAQMDGAILVVSAADGPMPQTREHILLSKQVGVPYIIVYLNKADMVDDEELLELVEMEVRELLTEYGFDGDDSPVVIGSALGALNGEQQWVDKIIELMAAVDSYIPTPERAIDQPFLMPVEDVFTITGRGTVVTGRVERGVVKVGEEIEIVGIKDTIKSTCTGVEMFRKLLDQGQAGDNIGALLRGIKKEDVERGQVLCHPGTINPHTNFTGEVYVLTKEEGGRHTPFFTGYRPQFYFRTTDITGAVHLPEGVEMVMPGDNIEMTVELIHPIAMDEGLRFAIREGGRTVASGVVGNITK
- a CDS encoding radical SAM protein yields the protein MYKYIFGPVPSRRLGVSLGVDLVMAKTCNLDCIYCECGSTTKFYNMRDSYIDIDRLIGELEDVLQNLTPDYITFSGSGEPTLNKDLGTIIKKVRKIYSGKIAVITNSSLLNNLDVRESLEEADLIIPSLDAISEDVFKRMNRPIEGLSAINILDGMTEFLSVTKKEVYLEIFIVEGINDGVKELEKFVEYLKDKKITTIQLNTLARPGAVREVKPATIKRLSEIKDYFISSGLKSVEIIKKYTSREELPKYSEKLEKLILNMLTKRKYSIDEMVELLQRNEVELFKYLNILQKEGKVKIVIENDQIYIKS
- a CDS encoding gluconeogenesis factor YvcK family protein, whose product is MKNKPKVVVLGGGTGLSNLLRGLKYFPLDITAIVTVADDGGSSGRLRTEFNIPAPGDIRNVMIALSEFESKGEELLNYRFGGTSDLAGHPIGNLMLTAMINMEGNIVDGIKALNEVLNIKGTVLPATSSSCTLIAEMEDGQIVMGESKIPAVNKKIKKVYFDKKPKAVRETVSAIEQADMVIVGIGSLYTSIMPNLIIEEIRDAVLKSDAHKIYVSNAMEQPGETAGYSVGDHIKAIYSHVGEEFFNSVIVNSKKIPNNILAKYKEQDVKEIKIDLENLKKYSLKIIQEPLIEISENETVRHNPLKLASTIYSLVLGKMKL
- a CDS encoding L-threonylcarbamoyladenylate synthase, whose protein sequence is MKKEVVMKKLFESSNLNYEEISNMVADGDLIIYPTDTVYGLGASIEMKESLDRIYEVKERDQKSPLIALLSDKKYVEKVAVINELNRKEIEKLIENFWPGGLTIILDKKRIIPSNMVSNGTSVGVRIPNHKISIKIIESCGGILATTSANISGEPSPRSYEELSEEIKSRVEIVVDDNETPKGVESTIIDMRGTPKILREGHITQIEIEKIIGKMK
- a CDS encoding ribose-phosphate diphosphokinase — translated: MIKNVKDVKIFTGTSNVSLANKIVEHLGVPLGKSEVLRFADGEVLTKINEPVRGCHVFVIQPTTIPVNESLMELLIFIDALKRASAAKITVVMPYYGYARQDRKASPREPITSKLVANLLTTAGATRVMTMDLHANQIQGFFDIPVDHFKALPLLARNFIEHGLKGDDVVVVSPDIGGVKRARELAKWLNCKIAIIDKRRPKPNMSEIMNIIGEVEGKTAIFIDDMIDTAGTITNGAQAIMDMGAVASYACCTHAVFSGPAIERLEASPLKKIIITDSIELPEEKKISKVKILSIDKLFAEGIKRVIEHKSISELFEIKQ
- the glmU gene encoding bifunctional UDP-N-acetylglucosamine diphosphorylase/glucosamine-1-phosphate N-acetyltransferase GlmU; translation: MKLVSLILAAGKGTRMNSNLPKVVHKVNGIPMVKKIINILDELKVEKNILILGHKKDIVLKNAGEENTYVVQEEQLGTGHAVMMAKDVLKDYDGDVMVVCGDTPLLRSETLKKLYDKHIATKAVTTILTSVYEDPFGYGRIVKKDGLVKAIVEQKEADFEIQAIKEVNAGVYVFNSKKLFESLSKMDNNNAQGEYYLTDVIKIQVEQKEVVESFILEDNEEILGVNSKVQLAQAEKVLRMRKNIALMEEGAILIDPQTTYVEDSVKIGKDTVVYPGAVLCGETVIGENTEIIGNTRIIDSKIGGNVRIESSVIEESIVEDRVTIGPFAHLRPKTHLKEEVHIGNFVETKKCTLEKGVKAGHLTYLGDAEIGEKTNIGAGTITCNYDGVNKHKTVIGKNVFVGSDTELVAPINIGDSAVIGAGSVITKDVPARALAVARGKQFIKKEWTK
- a CDS encoding NADH-dependent [FeFe] hydrogenase, group A6, whose protein sequence is MELINVIIDGKSIEVPKGATILSAAESLGISIPTLCHLQIGGNGYKNDCASCRICVVEVEGRRNLAPSCATPVHEGMVVKTNTMNVMQKRRTIMELLLSDHPKDCLACSKNGECELQDLAIQLGVREVRFEGEMSTYRSDYSPSIIRDMDKCIMCRRCETMCNDVQTVGALSGVNRGFDSVVAPAFEQNLEDSVCTYCGQCVAVCPVGALHENDHTWKLVKDLADPKKKVIVQVAPAVRVALGEEFGEEPGVNVEGRMVTGLRQLGFDQVFDTNWAADLTIMEEASEFKDRLERFLAGDKDVKLPLLTSCCPAWVKFFEHNYPDMLDVPSSAKSPQQMFGAIAKGIWAKEEGIAREDLIVVSVMPCLAKKYETSRDEFKVDGNPDVDYSISTRELAKLLKQANIDLGILENSEFDNPLGEYTGAGVIFGRTGGVIEAATRTAYEWVTGETLENVDFKALRGFEGFRSATVKVGDLDLNIGIAHGLGEARKMLDMIRAGEANYHAIEIMACKGGCVGGGGQPYHHGDFSIVTKRAEGLQNIDDEKIIRKSHENKFVQSIYENYLDKPLSHKAHKLLHTKYFPKHKI
- a CDS encoding NADH-quinone oxidoreductase subunit NuoF; this encodes MAYKKHVLICGGTGCLSSKGGAIAENIESLLVEKGMNEEVQVIKTGCFGFCEKGPIVKIVPDNTFYVEVKPEDAGRIVEEDLIKGEKIETLLFRDPVTKKRIEDSDHMEFYKKQKRIALRNCGLIDPENINEYFGNRGYQALGKVLTEMTQQEVIDEMKLSGLRGRGGGGFPTGLKWQFALNNDADQKYVVCNADEGDPGAFMDRSILEGDAHSVIEAMAICGYSTGATKGLVYIRAEYPLAINRLKNAMAQAKEYGMLGDNILNSGFDFDIEIKYGAGAFVCGEETALIHSMEGERGEPTSKPPFPAESGYWGKPTNVNNVETFANIPEIILNGGEWYKGIGTEKSSGTKVFALAGKINNVGLVEVPMGTTLREVIFEIGGGIRNGKKFKAVQTGGPSGGCLTEKDLDVKIDFDSLTAIGSMMGSGGMIVLDEDDCMVAVSKFYLEFTVEESCGKCTPCRIGNKRLLEMLEKITKGNGTMKDLELLKELSETIKDTSLCGLGQTAPNPILSTLNNFWDEYVAHVVDKKCPAGSCEDLLTYSINDKCIGCTACARVCPVNCIAGKVKEMHVIDAEKCIKCGACYDKCKFGAIDRG